One window of the Bos indicus x Bos taurus breed Angus x Brahman F1 hybrid chromosome 8, Bos_hybrid_MaternalHap_v2.0, whole genome shotgun sequence genome contains the following:
- the FGF17 gene encoding fibroblast growth factor 17 isoform X1 — protein sequence MGAARLLPNLTLCLQLLILCCQTQGENHPSPNFNQYVRDQGAMTDQLSRRQIREYQLYSRTSGKHVQVTGRRISATAEDGNKFAKLIVETDTFGSRVRIKGAESEKYICMNKRGKLIGKPSGKSKDCVFTEIVLENNYTAFQNARHEGWFMAFTRQGRPRQASRSRQNQREAHFIKRLYQGQLPFPNHAERQKQFEFVGSAPTRRTKRTRRPQPLT from the exons GTGCCTGCAGCTGCTGATTCTCTGCTGTCAAACTCAG GGGGAGAATCACCCGTCTCCTAATTTTAACCAGTACGTGAGGGACCAGGGCGCCATGACTGACCAGCTGAGCCGGCGGCAGATCCGTGAGTACCAGCTCTACAGCCGGACCAGCGGCAAGCATGTGCAGGTTACCGGGCGTCGCATCTCCGCCACCGCCGAGGACGGCAACAAGTTCG ccaAGCTCATAGTGGAGACAGACACGTTCGGAAGCCGGGTTCGCATCAAGGGGGCTGAGAGTGAGAAATACATCTGTATGAATAAGAGGGGCAAGCTCATCGGAAAG CCCAGCGGGAAGAGCAAAGACTGCGTGTTCACCGAGATCGTGCTGGAGAACAATTACACGGCCTTCCAGAATGCCCGGCACGAGGGCTGGTTCATGGCCTTCACACGGCAGGGTCGGCCCCGTCAGGCCTCCCGCAGCCGCCAGAACCAACGAGAAGCTCACTTCATCAAGCGCCTCTACCAGGGCCAGCTGCCTTTCCCCAACCACGCCGAGAGGCAGAAGCAGTTTGAGTTCGTGGGCTCGGCCCCTACCCGCCGGACCAAGCGCACGCGGAGGCCACAGCCCCTGACGTAG
- the FGF17 gene encoding fibroblast growth factor 17 isoform X2 translates to MGAARLLPNLTLCLQLLILCCQTQYVRDQGAMTDQLSRRQIREYQLYSRTSGKHVQVTGRRISATAEDGNKFAKLIVETDTFGSRVRIKGAESEKYICMNKRGKLIGKPSGKSKDCVFTEIVLENNYTAFQNARHEGWFMAFTRQGRPRQASRSRQNQREAHFIKRLYQGQLPFPNHAERQKQFEFVGSAPTRRTKRTRRPQPLT, encoded by the exons GTGCCTGCAGCTGCTGATTCTCTGCTGTCAAACTCAG TACGTGAGGGACCAGGGCGCCATGACTGACCAGCTGAGCCGGCGGCAGATCCGTGAGTACCAGCTCTACAGCCGGACCAGCGGCAAGCATGTGCAGGTTACCGGGCGTCGCATCTCCGCCACCGCCGAGGACGGCAACAAGTTCG ccaAGCTCATAGTGGAGACAGACACGTTCGGAAGCCGGGTTCGCATCAAGGGGGCTGAGAGTGAGAAATACATCTGTATGAATAAGAGGGGCAAGCTCATCGGAAAG CCCAGCGGGAAGAGCAAAGACTGCGTGTTCACCGAGATCGTGCTGGAGAACAATTACACGGCCTTCCAGAATGCCCGGCACGAGGGCTGGTTCATGGCCTTCACACGGCAGGGTCGGCCCCGTCAGGCCTCCCGCAGCCGCCAGAACCAACGAGAAGCTCACTTCATCAAGCGCCTCTACCAGGGCCAGCTGCCTTTCCCCAACCACGCCGAGAGGCAGAAGCAGTTTGAGTTCGTGGGCTCGGCCCCTACCCGCCGGACCAAGCGCACGCGGAGGCCACAGCCCCTGACGTAG
- the FGF17 gene encoding fibroblast growth factor 17 isoform X3: MTDQLSRRQIREYQLYSRTSGKHVQVTGRRISATAEDGNKFAKLIVETDTFGSRVRIKGAESEKYICMNKRGKLIGKPSGKSKDCVFTEIVLENNYTAFQNARHEGWFMAFTRQGRPRQASRSRQNQREAHFIKRLYQGQLPFPNHAERQKQFEFVGSAPTRRTKRTRRPQPLT, from the exons ATGACTGACCAGCTGAGCCGGCGGCAGATCCGTGAGTACCAGCTCTACAGCCGGACCAGCGGCAAGCATGTGCAGGTTACCGGGCGTCGCATCTCCGCCACCGCCGAGGACGGCAACAAGTTCG ccaAGCTCATAGTGGAGACAGACACGTTCGGAAGCCGGGTTCGCATCAAGGGGGCTGAGAGTGAGAAATACATCTGTATGAATAAGAGGGGCAAGCTCATCGGAAAG CCCAGCGGGAAGAGCAAAGACTGCGTGTTCACCGAGATCGTGCTGGAGAACAATTACACGGCCTTCCAGAATGCCCGGCACGAGGGCTGGTTCATGGCCTTCACACGGCAGGGTCGGCCCCGTCAGGCCTCCCGCAGCCGCCAGAACCAACGAGAAGCTCACTTCATCAAGCGCCTCTACCAGGGCCAGCTGCCTTTCCCCAACCACGCCGAGAGGCAGAAGCAGTTTGAGTTCGTGGGCTCGGCCCCTACCCGCCGGACCAAGCGCACGCGGAGGCCACAGCCCCTGACGTAG